One genomic segment of Clostridium estertheticum subsp. estertheticum includes these proteins:
- a CDS encoding response regulator → MINVILADDQKIVREGIKMILSLDEGINILGEAENGKQLLILLEKALPDVILMDVRMPIMDGVVATKIIKEKYADVKVIILTTFSEDEYIFKAIKNGADGYILKDAGSDYIIKAIKTAYDGTMFLDPGVALKIVTAFNSLTSENHSSNKVYNQKYKLDALTPREIDVAKLIAQGKNNKYICEILFLRLGTVKNYVTKILEKLELNSRTELAVFISKCQI, encoded by the coding sequence ATGATAAATGTTATATTAGCTGATGATCAGAAAATAGTAAGAGAAGGAATAAAGATGATATTAAGCTTGGACGAGGGCATTAACATACTTGGAGAGGCTGAAAATGGTAAACAACTACTTATCCTTCTAGAGAAGGCGCTTCCAGATGTAATTCTTATGGATGTTAGAATGCCAATAATGGATGGTGTGGTCGCTACTAAAATCATTAAAGAAAAATATGCAGATGTAAAGGTAATAATTCTTACAACCTTTAGTGAAGATGAGTATATATTTAAAGCAATAAAAAATGGAGCAGATGGTTACATATTAAAAGATGCCGGTTCAGATTATATAATAAAAGCAATAAAAACAGCTTATGACGGTACTATGTTCCTTGATCCAGGGGTAGCCCTAAAAATAGTTACAGCTTTTAATTCATTAACTAGTGAAAATCACTCTTCTAATAAAGTTTATAATCAAAAATATAAATTAGATGCACTTACGCCAAGAGAAATAGATGTTGCAAAGTTGATTGCCCAAGGCAAGAATAACAAATATATTTGTGAAATCCTCTTTTTAAGACTTGGGACTGTAAAAAATTATGTCACAAAAATACTTGAGAAACTTGAACTTAACAGTAGAACTGAACTTGCAGTATTTATAAGCAAGTGTCAAATTTAA
- a CDS encoding S1C family serine protease: MNKKIIRSLFAAIIIVGSTYITTFGAMASGTVVIGNQAISLDYANDVANFTEINNDIVSGGLIYVKNFEGNWIDNITGKTVSASIIPAVAYKGNNKVVNYGAQDKSLDDTTQVAVTGELTAKQIINKYGNAVVYVEVSDKNHNSIASGSGFIVKSTGVIVTNFHVIKGSSYVSVTLQNGTKYDVKSVLNYNEKQDIAVLQLSNATNLSTVTLGGSDNVEVGDNVATIGSPQGYANSLSTGIVSGINRKNERGNDIQTTASITYGSSGGPLFDMLGNVIGITYSGFDSAGNIGFVIPINEVKPFLATSNEKTLSQINSNTVSFLPLLADVPQPTGLKYDNYVVSSDKDYVEYFYSISNSQYTNYVKSLNSYGWKDYNTVYDDDNNPISYFIKGDNTIGIGWIGANRTIIGAIH, translated from the coding sequence ATGAATAAAAAAATTATAAGGTCACTTTTTGCAGCAATAATTATAGTGGGATCAACATATATTACTACTTTTGGTGCGATGGCAAGCGGCACCGTTGTAATAGGAAACCAAGCTATAAGTTTAGATTATGCTAATGATGTAGCAAACTTTACTGAAATTAATAATGACATAGTTTCCGGTGGATTAATTTATGTTAAAAATTTCGAGGGGAATTGGATAGATAATATTACAGGAAAAACTGTAAGTGCAAGTATTATACCGGCTGTAGCTTATAAGGGTAATAATAAAGTAGTTAATTATGGTGCACAAGATAAAAGTCTAGATGATACTACGCAAGTAGCTGTAACTGGTGAATTAACTGCTAAACAAATTATAAATAAATATGGGAATGCAGTTGTTTATGTTGAAGTAAGTGATAAAAATCACAATTCAATTGCTAGTGGTAGTGGATTTATAGTAAAGTCTACTGGCGTTATTGTTACTAACTTCCATGTTATTAAAGGATCATCATATGTAAGTGTTACACTTCAAAATGGTACAAAATATGATGTTAAAAGTGTTTTGAATTATAATGAAAAACAAGATATAGCTGTACTTCAATTATCAAATGCTACGAATCTAAGCACCGTTACTTTAGGGGGCAGTGATAATGTAGAAGTAGGCGATAATGTAGCTACAATTGGAAGTCCACAAGGTTATGCTAATTCTCTAAGTACAGGGATTGTAAGCGGAATTAATAGAAAAAATGAAAGAGGAAACGATATTCAAACTACGGCAAGTATCACTTATGGATCAAGCGGTGGACCATTATTTGATATGTTAGGGAATGTAATAGGAATAACTTATTCAGGATTTGATTCGGCAGGTAATATAGGATTTGTAATACCTATTAATGAAGTTAAACCATTTTTAGCGACCAGTAATGAAAAGACACTTTCACAAATTAATAGTAACACGGTAAGTTTCCTTCCATTATTAGCTGATGTACCACAACCTACAGGACTAAAATATGATAATTATGTAGTTAGCAGTGATAAAGATTACGTTGAATATTTTTATTCTATAAGTAATTCTCAATATACAAATTATGTTAAATCATTAAATTCTTATGGGTGGAAAGATTATAATACAGTTTATGATGATGACAATAACCCTATTTCATATTTTATAAAAGGAGATAATACTATAGGTATAGGATGGATTGGAGCAAATAGAACAATAATTGGAGCTATTCATTAA
- a CDS encoding YhgE/Pip domain-containing protein — MKKILKGYKINNKNVSRIYKRDIKNILTNRATLIMMIGLILVPPLYAWFNIRAGWDPYLNTKGISVAIVNLDKGSEFRNVKVNIGDNVVKSLKTNQSIGWTFVSESEAKQGIKYGKYYASLTMPKDFSKDLLSVVADDTPTKAKLIYTVNEKRNAIAPKLTKKGATALQSEITKNFIQTSSGTILSFLTQIGVELENNKPQLKNLADMMISLDDKMPKIKKSMDNAYGQSILLQKYMLNVKNNLPVMTNGIGDALTIAKTSNGYIEKSKDSLKAASPIIQKDLSTIKSISDTASSSLSELNDLRPSNNAVIKEVLVKTRDKYGDAVQTIDNVLSLNRSLNNFLNSTAINTLISNLSDARDEMMTQQTNVNAMINTVDRGNQVVTSDINTAKKAADKSSNSISNIMGDFKTIIDPKIDNAMQNTKELSTNTVNMLQNIQNDMPLINSTLGQTNSQINSSIKSLNTVRNNFPKAAEYLHTNTQKLRGLTDDKKLNEIINMLKKDGAKESDFLSNPVAIKQNSIYPIPNYGSAMSPFYTTLAIWVGALLMHSLLSVEVKKFEDGAPISTREKFLGRYFTFLTIAILQTLVTIVGNILLLKTYVVSPIILILFGIYVSIVFLTIIYSFVCILGNIGKALIVVVMVLQISASGGTFPVELLGSFFQFIHPMLPFTYAVGGMRETVAGIIPSVLISHVLTLSKYLVVCFILAFVLQERMNKINSKFIKEFDKSGLAE, encoded by the coding sequence ATGAAAAAGATTTTGAAAGGTTATAAAATAAATAATAAAAATGTTTCTAGAATTTATAAGAGAGATATTAAAAATATATTAACAAACCGTGCAACATTAATTATGATGATAGGACTAATTTTAGTCCCCCCACTTTATGCCTGGTTTAATATTAGGGCTGGTTGGGATCCATATTTAAATACTAAAGGAATTTCGGTTGCAATTGTTAATCTTGATAAAGGATCTGAATTCAGAAATGTTAAAGTTAATATTGGCGACAATGTTGTAAAAAGTTTAAAGACCAATCAATCTATCGGTTGGACCTTTGTAAGTGAGAGTGAGGCTAAACAAGGTATTAAATATGGTAAATACTATGCCAGCTTAACTATGCCAAAAGATTTTTCAAAGGATCTTCTTTCTGTTGTAGCTGATGACACTCCAACAAAAGCAAAACTAATTTATACTGTTAATGAAAAAAGAAATGCTATAGCTCCAAAACTCACGAAGAAAGGTGCAACTGCTCTGCAGTCAGAAATCACAAAAAACTTCATTCAAACATCTAGTGGAACAATTCTTTCTTTCCTCACTCAAATTGGAGTTGAGCTAGAAAATAATAAACCACAACTTAAAAATCTTGCTGATATGATGATTAGCCTAGATGATAAGATGCCTAAAATTAAAAAATCCATGGATAATGCTTATGGACAATCTATACTACTTCAAAAATATATGCTTAATGTTAAGAATAATCTTCCTGTTATGACAAATGGAATCGGAGATGCTTTGACCATTGCTAAAACAAGCAATGGATACATAGAAAAGTCAAAAGATTCACTAAAAGCTGCCTCTCCAATTATTCAGAAAGATCTTTCCACAATAAAAAGTATATCGGATACTGCTTCATCTTCTTTATCTGAACTTAATGACTTAAGACCATCAAATAACGCTGTTATTAAAGAGGTTTTAGTTAAGACTCGGGACAAATATGGTGACGCAGTACAGACTATCGATAATGTATTAAGTCTAAATAGATCACTTAATAATTTTCTAAATAGTACCGCTATTAATACTTTAATCTCTAACCTTTCAGATGCTCGCGATGAAATGATGACCCAACAAACCAATGTTAATGCTATGATTAACACCGTTGACCGTGGCAATCAAGTTGTAACTAGTGATATAAATACTGCAAAGAAAGCTGCTGATAAATCTTCTAATTCAATAAGTAATATAATGGGTGATTTTAAAACTATAATTGATCCAAAAATCGACAATGCTATGCAAAACACAAAAGAATTATCAACTAATACAGTTAATATGCTACAGAATATACAAAACGATATGCCCCTAATTAATAGCACACTTGGGCAAACCAATAGTCAAATAAACTCAAGCATAAAAAGTTTAAATACAGTAAGGAATAATTTTCCGAAAGCGGCAGAATATCTCCATACAAATACACAAAAATTAAGAGGTCTTACTGATGATAAAAAACTTAATGAAATTATAAACATGTTAAAAAAAGATGGTGCAAAGGAAAGTGATTTCTTATCAAACCCCGTAGCAATAAAACAAAATAGCATATATCCAATACCTAATTATGGTTCAGCTATGTCGCCATTTTATACTACGCTTGCTATTTGGGTAGGTGCGCTTCTAATGCACTCCTTATTATCAGTTGAGGTTAAAAAATTTGAAGATGGTGCGCCAATAAGCACAAGAGAAAAATTTTTGGGAAGATATTTTACCTTTTTAACTATTGCAATTTTGCAAACTTTAGTAACAATAGTCGGTAACATCCTTTTACTAAAAACCTATGTTGTATCACCTATTATACTTATACTATTCGGCATTTATGTAAGCATAGTATTTCTTACGATTATCTATTCATTCGTATGTATTTTAGGAAATATAGGTAAAGCTTTGATTGTTGTAGTGATGGTACTCCAAATTTCTGCCTCAGGAGGAACATTTCCAGTAGAATTATTGGGTAGTTTCTTTCAATTCATACACCCTATGCTTCCATTTACTTATGCTGTAGGTGGAATGAGGGAAACAGTCGCAGGAATTATACCCTCAGTATTAATTAGTCATGTGTTAACACTCTCCAAATATTTAGTTGTCTGTTTCATTCTTGCATTTGTATTACAAGAAAGAATGAATAAAATAAATTCGAAATTTATAAAAGAATTTGATAAAAGCGGTTTAGCTGAGTAA
- a CDS encoding YhgE/Pip domain-containing protein produces the protein MNKIFKGPRINMKNVLKIYKRDIKSILCSYVTLIIVVGISCLPALYAWFNIQAGWDPYSKTKGLLVAVVNLDTGSKLKDTKVNIGNDLVKKLKTNESIGWTFVNESDAKEGVEYGKYYASFVIPKDFSKDFLSITSYTDPIKAKLIYTVNEKENAVAPKITGSGATSLQEQITQTFIETASETLFTYLNQVGVDLAKDKPKLESLIDMVISADDNMPKIGSSLDNVYTEALMFQKLMKNVRGDIPTISGAIDNTLDLTKTGNKYAQKGKNSLQTVSPIMKADLALIKNAADDAESSLTDFQDSKSSNNSTLIKARDKYTDGIQKIDNVLALNKSINNSLNSNVIGNFINRLTSVKNEMTKQKADVNSMIDTVDHGNTVLTSDITAAVQGANKASGLINNTMNLFDRETSDAIDDAMNNASGLSTGATSMLQNMQGNMPLITSMLDQTNTQFDAGVGSLKEIKDKFPGLQKDIHSNAQKLKKLTDDEKINELIKILKRDGKKESDFLANPIELVQNRVYPIPNYGSAMTPFYTILAIWVGAFILVSILSVHIKDFKDGTLLTTKEKFLGRYFTFVSIGILQCLITIAGNLFILKTYAVSPIILTLFGVYVSIVFTTIIYTFVSVLGNGGKALTMIALVLQVSGSGGTFPIELLGDFFQYINPMMPFTYAIGGMREATAGIIPDVLIKNMLILAIYFIIFLLLGLFLKEKINKKTAGFVKQFHKSGLTGE, from the coding sequence ATGAATAAAATTTTTAAAGGTCCTAGAATAAATATGAAAAATGTTTTAAAAATTTATAAGAGAGATATAAAAAGTATACTCTGCAGTTATGTAACACTAATTATAGTAGTTGGGATATCTTGCTTACCAGCACTTTATGCATGGTTTAATATTCAAGCAGGTTGGGACCCATATTCAAAGACTAAAGGGCTTTTAGTTGCTGTTGTTAATTTGGATACTGGATCAAAACTAAAGGATACTAAAGTTAATATTGGTAATGATTTGGTAAAAAAATTGAAAACTAATGAATCTATTGGTTGGACTTTTGTGAATGAGAGTGATGCTAAGGAAGGTGTAGAATATGGAAAATATTATGCCAGTTTTGTTATTCCTAAGGATTTTTCAAAGGATTTCCTATCTATTACATCTTATACTGATCCAATCAAAGCAAAATTAATTTATACTGTAAATGAAAAAGAGAATGCTGTAGCTCCAAAAATTACAGGCAGTGGCGCAACTTCCCTGCAAGAGCAAATAACCCAAACCTTTATTGAAACAGCTAGTGAAACCCTATTTACTTATCTTAACCAAGTTGGAGTCGATCTTGCAAAAGACAAACCAAAACTTGAAAGTCTTATCGATATGGTTATTAGTGCAGATGATAATATGCCTAAAATCGGAAGTTCCCTAGATAATGTTTACACGGAAGCTTTAATGTTTCAAAAACTTATGAAAAATGTTAGGGGCGATATCCCTACTATATCTGGTGCCATAGACAATACTCTAGATCTTACTAAAACAGGCAATAAATATGCTCAAAAAGGAAAAAATTCACTACAAACGGTATCTCCGATTATGAAGGCAGACCTTGCTCTTATAAAAAATGCAGCGGATGATGCTGAATCCTCATTAACTGACTTTCAAGACTCAAAATCATCAAATAATAGTACTTTAATTAAAGCTCGTGATAAATATACTGATGGCATACAGAAAATTGATAATGTACTCGCCCTAAATAAATCAATAAATAATTCCTTAAACAGTAATGTTATTGGAAATTTCATTAATCGTCTCACAAGTGTTAAAAATGAGATGACAAAACAGAAGGCTGATGTTAATTCTATGATTGATACCGTAGATCATGGTAATACAGTACTAACTAGTGATATAACCGCTGCGGTGCAGGGCGCTAATAAAGCTTCAGGATTAATTAATAATACAATGAATCTTTTCGACAGGGAAACCAGTGACGCAATTGATGATGCAATGAACAATGCAAGTGGCTTATCAACTGGTGCAACAAGTATGTTACAAAATATGCAAGGCAATATGCCTCTCATTACTAGTATGCTCGATCAAACCAATACTCAGTTTGACGCAGGCGTAGGTAGTTTAAAAGAAATAAAGGATAAGTTCCCAGGACTCCAAAAGGATATACATTCAAATGCACAAAAATTAAAAAAACTTACTGATGATGAAAAAATTAATGAACTTATAAAAATATTAAAAAGAGATGGTAAAAAGGAAAGTGACTTCTTAGCAAACCCAATAGAACTCGTGCAAAATAGAGTCTATCCAATTCCTAATTATGGTTCAGCTATGACTCCATTTTACACTATACTTGCTATTTGGGTAGGTGCATTTATATTAGTTTCAATATTGTCAGTTCATATTAAAGATTTTAAGGATGGCACACTTTTAACCACAAAAGAAAAATTTTTGGGAAGATATTTTACATTTGTAAGTATTGGAATTCTTCAATGTTTAATAACTATAGCTGGCAATTTATTTATTCTAAAAACTTATGCAGTTTCCCCCATAATACTTACACTATTTGGAGTATATGTTAGTATTGTGTTCACTACTATTATCTATACATTTGTATCTGTTTTAGGCAATGGGGGTAAGGCTTTAACTATGATAGCACTGGTACTACAAGTTTCTGGATCAGGAGGAACATTTCCAATAGAATTACTCGGTGATTTCTTCCAATATATAAATCCTATGATGCCATTTACTTATGCTATAGGAGGAATGAGGGAAGCAACGGCAGGAATTATACCCGATGTGTTAATTAAGAATATGTTAATATTGGCTATATATTTTATTATTTTTTTACTTCTTGGACTTTTCTTAAAAGAAAAAATAAATAAAAAAACTGCTGGTTTTGTAAAGCAGTTTCATAAAAGTGGTCTAACAGGTGAATAA
- a CDS encoding Ig-like domain-containing protein, with protein sequence MNKKITSSTLAALIIAGSTSFTAFAAMDNGTVVIGDKAFDLAYANDSINTSEITSPIIAGGAIYVKDFNGNWIDNVTGEIIPAGLIPAVIYKNTKGGTRFDAADTSVTAIKETSYPKTFTSITNAITNTSKVIYLTALDQYGEKYDIKTDSSYKVTATINGITLSDTQVKLTTDNNMAKITLDKDLVENDVVVIKLDKFDKDVSTSSSKLISEVSTNFVVAKAKISQLNLTSEKPVTEFNKEDIIYNKVTQNDGARLTTDMIKFNINPKTSGTVASDVTVTASLRGGSDADKNDIIISAKSTKEGTFEVTPYVGTTFDAEGTIKAAKFDVTTTVNVIATTIDSITLPKLKVNTKTVANLVIRNAHNEVIDENGNNVTALVYRNGVLDNNLIVEKLDMDGNQSTTRPVKSLRFNAKEAGNYIVRLRVNGTVASKDVVAISEVTSLSSIELGNNIIDNSIIANEMTPVYRVIGAVDNKGDGIIPDTSGWTIEAKNKAGTSFGSFASIVYYKHDARGVILDATKEDAEGIAVKFAPNATSVKSLESDTILTIKVCNNEITSTDVIKDTLDLTVRAKSKVKSITLAENKISTISGASVKKEIVILDQYGKAITDPTMVKVLYGSKTTATVSYDDRAKKMYITYFGEATGIDTIVVKSLTEPAITATANISIGDNTNINTIVFNENKYKVYNDANNDVLDGSVALTYKVNNGDIDVPTNALHVISDSKLVTVTTNGSVINVKAKAGVNNATTGIGSDTIITISVLTANGKTDSINLIFSDDVSIVTPSTVVIKDTVDENKDLAGTQLIIGRDENGNVVNETSGQITLLGVDQYGNKDIDVTTDTTWTSSNSEIAKVDTNTGLVTAVKPGKTTITGFYKGNLYTIEVEIPEVK encoded by the coding sequence ATGAATAAGAAAATTACAAGTTCAACACTTGCTGCATTAATAATAGCTGGATCAACATCTTTCACGGCTTTTGCAGCAATGGACAATGGAACAGTTGTAATAGGTGATAAGGCTTTTGATTTAGCGTATGCTAATGACTCAATTAATACTTCTGAAATCACGAGTCCAATAATCGCAGGTGGAGCAATTTATGTTAAAGATTTTAATGGGAATTGGATAGATAATGTTACAGGAGAAATCATTCCAGCGGGACTAATACCTGCTGTAATTTATAAAAATACTAAAGGCGGAACTAGATTTGATGCTGCAGATACAAGTGTAACAGCTATTAAAGAAACTTCATATCCAAAAACATTTACAAGTATTACAAATGCAATTACTAATACATCAAAGGTTATCTACCTAACAGCATTAGACCAGTATGGTGAAAAATATGATATAAAAACAGATTCTTCGTATAAGGTAACAGCAACAATAAATGGAATAACTTTAAGTGATACGCAGGTGAAATTAACAACAGATAATAATATGGCAAAAATAACATTAGACAAAGATTTAGTTGAAAATGATGTTGTAGTAATAAAACTTGATAAATTTGATAAAGATGTGAGTACTTCAAGCTCAAAATTAATATCGGAAGTAAGCACTAATTTTGTGGTAGCAAAAGCTAAAATCTCACAGCTTAATTTAACCTCTGAAAAACCTGTTACTGAGTTTAATAAGGAAGATATTATTTATAATAAAGTAACACAAAATGATGGTGCTAGATTAACAACAGATATGATCAAATTTAATATAAATCCTAAAACAAGTGGTACAGTTGCTAGTGATGTAACCGTTACGGCGAGTCTTCGCGGAGGCAGTGATGCTGATAAAAATGATATAATAATAAGTGCTAAATCAACAAAAGAGGGAACATTTGAAGTTACTCCATATGTAGGAACGACATTTGACGCAGAAGGCACTATAAAGGCAGCAAAATTTGATGTGACAACTACAGTGAATGTAATTGCAACAACTATTGATTCTATAACATTACCAAAACTTAAAGTTAATACAAAGACAGTAGCAAATTTAGTTATAAGAAATGCTCATAATGAGGTTATAGATGAAAATGGTAATAATGTTACAGCTTTAGTTTATAGAAATGGAGTATTAGATAATAACTTAATAGTTGAAAAGCTGGATATGGATGGAAACCAATCAACTACTAGGCCAGTTAAATCATTAAGATTTAATGCAAAAGAAGCTGGGAATTACATAGTAAGGCTAAGAGTTAATGGTACAGTGGCAAGTAAGGATGTAGTAGCTATTTCAGAGGTTACGTCACTTTCGTCTATTGAACTTGGAAATAATATAATAGACAATAGTATAATAGCGAATGAGATGACTCCTGTCTATAGGGTTATAGGTGCAGTTGACAATAAGGGTGATGGAATAATTCCAGATACTTCGGGATGGACTATTGAGGCTAAAAATAAAGCAGGCACAAGTTTTGGTAGTTTTGCAAGTATTGTTTATTATAAACATGATGCAAGAGGAGTTATTTTAGATGCTACAAAAGAAGATGCAGAAGGGATAGCTGTAAAATTCGCTCCCAATGCTACATCGGTTAAAAGTTTAGAATCAGACACAATACTCACGATAAAAGTTTGCAATAATGAAATAACTTCTACGGATGTTATTAAAGATACATTAGACTTAACTGTAAGGGCAAAAAGTAAAGTGAAATCTATAACACTTGCAGAAAATAAAATTTCAACAATTTCAGGAGCTAGTGTTAAAAAAGAAATAGTTATACTTGACCAATATGGAAAAGCCATCACTGACCCTACTATGGTAAAAGTATTATATGGATCAAAAACTACTGCAACAGTTTCTTATGATGATAGAGCTAAAAAAATGTATATAACATATTTTGGAGAAGCAACAGGAATTGATACAATAGTTGTGAAATCATTAACTGAGCCTGCTATAACAGCAACTGCAAATATAAGCATTGGCGATAATACAAATATAAATACAATAGTATTTAATGAAAACAAATACAAAGTATATAATGATGCTAATAATGATGTTTTGGATGGATCGGTAGCATTAACTTATAAAGTAAATAATGGAGATATTGATGTGCCCACAAATGCTCTTCACGTAATTTCTGATTCTAAATTAGTTACTGTAACTACAAATGGATCAGTAATAAATGTTAAGGCAAAGGCGGGTGTAAATAATGCTACAACGGGTATTGGTAGTGATACAATTATAACAATAAGTGTTCTTACAGCCAATGGAAAAACAGATTCAATAAATTTAATATTCTCTGATGACGTTTCTATAGTTACTCCTTCAACAGTAGTAATTAAAGATACTGTTGATGAAAACAAAGATTTAGCAGGAACACAATTAATAATTGGTAGAGATGAAAATGGAAATGTTGTTAATGAAACGTCAGGGCAGATTACATTACTCGGTGTAGATCAATATGGAAATAAAGATATAGATGTAACAACTGATACAACCTGGACATCTAGCAATTCTGAGATAGCTAAAGTAGATACAAATACTGGACTTGTAACAGCAGTAAAACCTGGAAAAACAACGATAACAGGCTTTTACAAAGGGAATTTATATACTATAGAAGTCGAAATACCAGAAGTAAAATAA
- a CDS encoding SLAP domain-containing protein, translated as MSNVDIQKVGTDFIVINDKLSGLVTITTEDLSEQNLSNNFIYKVCPNGEILNAGSENKIDEKLKKKAVRNSKEILSDKLIEDGFEEIPENLTKLELTKILEFSQNKIVKNNKYSRMFPFSVEKTDNYDLKVILLMYNGSNNESEINEFPFKLKDANDNVLIVGLIDINKKISPYKIGICEVLIEKAKLSKQLPDLTTWTITFEMA; from the coding sequence ATGAGTAATGTTGATATACAAAAGGTTGGGACTGATTTTATTGTTATAAATGATAAATTAAGTGGGTTAGTTACTATAACTACTGAGGATTTATCAGAGCAAAACTTATCTAATAATTTTATTTATAAGGTTTGTCCAAATGGAGAAATACTAAATGCTGGTAGTGAGAATAAAATAGATGAAAAATTAAAGAAAAAAGCAGTTAGGAATTCAAAGGAAATTCTAAGTGATAAATTAATAGAGGATGGATTTGAGGAAATTCCAGAGAATTTAACTAAATTAGAGCTCACTAAGATATTGGAGTTTTCTCAAAATAAAATTGTTAAAAATAATAAATATTCAAGGATGTTTCCTTTTAGCGTTGAAAAAACTGATAATTATGATTTGAAAGTAATATTACTAATGTACAATGGTAGTAATAATGAAAGTGAAATAAATGAGTTTCCATTCAAGTTAAAAGATGCAAATGATAATGTGCTAATAGTAGGTCTTATCGATATTAATAAAAAAATAAGTCCGTATAAAATAGGTATATGTGAAGTACTAATAGAAAAAGCAAAGCTTAGTAAACAATTACCAGACTTAACAACTTGGACTATTACCTTTGAAATGGCATAA
- the spo0A gene encoding sporulation transcription factor Spo0A, producing MVNKKINLVIADDNKEFCSVLNEYLSNENDINVMGIAGDGIKAIELVYEKKPDLLVLDIIMPNLDGLDVLERLSSMNKDLKPYIIVLSAVGNDKITKRAITLGADYYVVKPFDMEVFAQRIRQMLNTTINSGNAVRTSTYSDNAQSGTYKNESINADMMNEITKIIHQIGIPTNLKGYMYIREAIFMVINDTALLSLVTKELYPSIGKKFSTTASRVERSMRHALDIAWTGLKEENINEIFGYITCNKKGKPSNSEFVAMVADKLRIHNVV from the coding sequence ATGGTAAATAAAAAGATTAACCTAGTAATTGCAGATGACAATAAAGAATTTTGCAGTGTTCTTAATGAATATCTATCAAATGAGAATGACATTAATGTTATGGGTATTGCAGGAGATGGAATAAAGGCAATAGAGCTTGTTTATGAAAAAAAACCTGATTTATTAGTGCTTGATATAATTATGCCTAACCTTGACGGACTTGACGTTCTAGAAAGGTTAAGTAGTATGAATAAGGATTTAAAGCCTTATATAATAGTTTTGTCAGCGGTGGGGAATGATAAAATAACTAAAAGAGCCATAACTCTCGGGGCAGATTATTATGTTGTAAAACCTTTTGATATGGAAGTATTTGCTCAAAGAATAAGACAGATGTTAAATACCACTATCAATAGTGGTAATGCAGTACGAACATCTACTTATTCTGATAATGCTCAGAGTGGAACTTATAAAAATGAATCTATCAATGCGGATATGATGAATGAAATAACTAAAATTATCCATCAGATTGGAATACCTACTAATTTAAAGGGTTATATGTACATAAGAGAAGCAATATTTATGGTTATTAATGACACGGCACTTTTATCATTAGTAACAAAAGAATTATATCCATCAATAGGCAAGAAATTTAGTACTACGGCGAGTAGGGTGGAAAGATCAATGAGACACGCGTTAGATATTGCATGGACAGGGCTTAAAGAAGAGAATATTAATGAAATTTTTGGTTATATAACCTGTAATAAAAAAGGTAAGCCTAGTAATTCTGAATTTGTAGCAATGGTTGCTGATAAGTTAAGAATACACAATGTAGTGTAG